From Candidatus Pedobacter colombiensis, one genomic window encodes:
- a CDS encoding KilA-N domain-containing protein, whose product MSKNKVLEFQGHKITITKINEEDYFSLTEMAKNFGGNDQIKNWIRTRQTIEFLGTWEAINNPDFNMVGLHHVRLDTMSERFIISPTQWIERTKLYCKGMERSQSIFSIN is encoded by the coding sequence ATGAGTAAAAATAAAGTGTTAGAATTTCAAGGCCATAAGATTACAATAACTAAAATTAATGAGGAAGATTATTTCAGCTTAACTGAAATGGCTAAAAATTTTGGAGGCAATGATCAAATTAAAAACTGGATAAGAACTCGACAAACTATAGAATTTTTAGGAACATGGGAAGCTATAAATAATCCAGATTTTAACATGGTGGGTTTACACCATGTTAGATTAGATACTATGTCAGAAAGATTTATTATCTCTCCTACACAATGGATTGAAAGAACAAAGTTATACTGCAAAGGCATGGAAAGAAGCCAATCCATCTTTAGCATTAACTAA